ATTCTCTCAATCAGGTTCTTCTAGGAACAAGCTATTAAATAGAAACAAAAGTTAGGTCACCAAGACCAAGTGAGAAAGATGAATAAATATTCCTTTATGCTAATTAGAAAATTAGTCATTCTCCAAAGTAAAATTTCTCAAtgcaaaattaaattaatgtgaatttcaaaatataaaaaaaattatgaaattaaagtTAAGCACCACCTCTGCATTTAGCTATTTTATCAATCCTCCAGAAAAGTAGAGCATCCAACCAAGCATGATAAGACTTTTTTTAATTGAGCCAGAATATTCCATTTACTAATACGTAGGATATCCACAAATTTGTGTAATTTTCTGCCTTTTCACAAGTGGCTTGTTAGTTAGGTGTTACCCAAAGAGTTCATTTTTTCTTAAAGGACAATACTTCCTCCGTCTTATTTTGTAAGATGTAGTTTgaattaaaacaaaatttaagaaaaaaagatatttaaaattcagTGATATGTATTTGtgtgattataaattatttcattatcgacaaaatgaacattttaaagtaaaattgaTACTACATATAAtgcgtcattttttttaaaacagattaaaaagaaaaatgagttaTATAAATTGGATAGAGAATAGTCAAAAATACCTTAAagtattcaattttttaaatttatatctaAACCATGAGATGTGCAAATTTACCATCTAAATTGTcactaattatttattaaaaaacacTTCAACTATTACTTGTAAGCTTTTCTTACAAAAAAACATCATTATTCTTTAAAGGAAAAATGACATTATAAACAACTTACAGAAGTAGCTGTCCTTATTGTTATATAAATGATTTAGATATACTCTCACCGGATTGTCTAGATATATCTTTTTTGTGTAatgaaagttttttttattaagaaaaatctcttgtatcaaaattcaaatattttgataaaatagtTGGGCGAGAAAAACTAAGCACACCTGTACCCATACTTTTGGTGTGTTTTTTACTTGCCTTTTTGTCATTCTGTTTTCGTGTTTAGTAATTGTGTAAATctcctctctctatatatatactaaGTGTCGATCCGAGTTAGATATTGTTGCATCTTATggttattttttattaagtcGTAGGATTTTATCTTGCTTCTCTCTTCTTTATAGTTTGAATAAGTCTCCTCAGAAAATTAAATAGCAATTGACAAAACAGTGTCAATTAAAAAAAGATGACACTGACTTGGTcaaatgaaattaaataaaaagctaacttaattaaaatagttaaaaaatttggggtgtaaattaatatttcaaaatttttgaaaagtgTTCCCtctctttttaaatttcaaaatttaaaatttcttccttcattatattttcaatcttcatttctctctttttcttgcAACTTCCAGATTTCTCTATGCCTCAtcatcttctttctttctttctttctttctctcttcatccattttcttcttctttatggtCTTTGTTGCCGCCATATCTCTATCATTGAAATTGTcaatattcataattttttatcgtattttttttttctctttttagtaTTTTTCTCTGTTGCAACAAGTGTCCTATCTATTGCAACAAATGGCTTACCAGTTGGATTAAACATTTGCCTGAATGCAATAGAAAGGACATTTATTGCAACAGATTGCTAATATGTTGCAACAAATTGCTAACCTGTTGAGAAATATGACTTACATTCACTAAGAACAAAAATCATGGGGGAAAAGGAGATGGTGGTTGGTGTAGCATCAATGGTAGAGGAGAAGGAGGTGGCACAGGTAGTGATgaaggaggaagaagagaaggaaGTGGTGGTGATGGAGGATGAGGAAATGGTGGTGACGGAGGAAGAATTGTTGGTTGTGGTGGAGAAGAAAGTGGTGATGGTGgtggaggaggaagaagaggaagaattgGTGGTGGTGGAGATGGTGACGAAGGCGACAGTAGAATGGTGGGAAGGGCGAGAGGGAGGGGGAGGGGTGGGATGGAGAAGATAGAATTTTTGTGTAAATAATAAAACTTGaagattttaaaattagtaTCATTAGCACAAATCTTAAAATCGTCAACGTTATTCAATAATTAATATTTGTGtcactttttcttaattttgaatttttttcaccCTTAATTAAAATTACCAAGTCTGATGTTTTGGAGCATGTTTAGGAGTAGTTACTCGTATTATCTAGGAGCTTCTTTAGGAGATAATTGCCTATAGTTTTGTTTTATTTGGTTGTAGTTCATGTGATTAAAGCTTGCTATCAGATTAAATAAAGCATCATTTGACCTCCTTCTCATCTGAACTATTTCTGGTCTTGTTTGTTAATATTCGACCGATATAAAATTCgttttctctttttatcaaCTCTTATCTTTATTCTCCGTCCATAGAAGTTGATGTAAAATTTTAGAGGAAAAACCAAAGAAATAGCCtttatatttaattaagaaGTAATATGTGTTTTACCAATCAGGTAATAGTGAAGTGAGACATACAAAAGCTGGATGATGCTAATATCAAACAGTTCTCTCTCTAcacaaatttcctcaacatacTGGAGACACCAAGCAAAAGTTTTAAGTGTTAGCTTGAAGGAGCCATTTGAAGAAGTTGTTCTGCCTGATCAGGGAAGAAAGTTACAAATAGAAGTGCACCTGAAAGATCAGTCAATCCTTTATCAAATGCACAAAGAGAAACATCAATTCATTATGCATGAAATAATATTTAGGATAAGGATTTAAGCTATACAACAATATCCACGATGTAATTCTATGGGTGGGGTTTGGAAAAGGTAAAATGTATGCAAACCATATGTATTTAAGctatataataacatatacaatataattCCGCAGGTGGAGTCTGAAAATGGTAGAATGTCCGCAAATTTTACCCCTATCTCGTGGAGGTAGACAGGTTCTTTCAGAAGGACTCAAGCATTTAAGCAATTTAACTGGCACAACAATTTATCCCTTTATTTTTCATGTTACCATATTGATCTTGCAGAAAAGTTGCCTCCTACAATATGTTGACTAATTTGAGGGTGTAAAATTTTCTCAATGTACAAATCTTACTCTTATGAGGAAGCATTGAAGATGTATCCTTATACAACTTACAGATAAGCACAGTTCCAAGAACTACTGAAATCTTGCCCTGTATGGTAACCAGACCAGCTTTGCCAGCATCTTGCAGTTCTTTTGAACCGACAGAATCAAATGTTCCTAAAAAAGACAATTATATTCAGTTTTCTGGTAGTCCATACAAGTAATTTTAAATTGAAGTGTTTAACATTAGGTTTTAATATTTTACCAGGTTTTACGGTCTGAAGACCTGATGTTATGCATGCTATGTTGTCATAACCTGCTCCCTCTAATTTCTGGGCAGCAGCTGCGGACCTTAAAACGAAAAACGACGACCATCACAAGTTAAAGAGATCAGGAAAGATAAGTTATCATCCATCAATCGATATATTGAGAAGATGCTTAGATGTAAACCAAACAcaaaagagttaaaagatcacAAAACAGGTAAAATTTTAGAACCCAGATGGCATATAAAAGGACCAATCTAAATTTCAAAGATACTTgcaagaaaaataatgatcaaATTCCCTTTTTGCTATTTAGTAAGGATATCCATACAGGAAAACTCTACTGAATGTGACGATATGATATAATATTCCAACTAAGAGAATTTAATTTGAGTCCAACTGACCATACAGACAATTGTATGATATATTGCTTGATTATGAGCAGATACCAGGATCAGGTGCAGGTTTAAGCCCTGCAAAAAGGTAAAGTTGCGACTCAAAATGGTCCGATGTTTTCCTGGACCACGAAAATAGAATGCACCTTTATTGCCTCTAAGGACACATCAAGAATCAAATGTATCAGCACAATTGATTCGATGTTCACTTACAAAATCAAATTGCTTTCGTTTAAACATGTACTTTGTCAAGCAACATGTGAAGAAATATTAGTAATACACATGCAGTGTTATCAAACATTGTATTTACATGACATTAGTTTGAGAGATGAGCACCAAAAAGGTAGGAGTATTTCATTTTCATAATTCGATTGAATGAAAACGAagataaaattcaaataaactTACCTTAGACCCTCTTGACAGACAAGTAAGAGCTTGCTTTCAGGAGAAAATTGGGATTTAACAGATTGCACAAACTCAGAATTAGGCTTAGTAAATGGCAATCCAAAAAATAAACCAGCAAAATTGTTGTGCATTTGCCTTTTTACAATGGTCCCTGCAGAATAAAATCCAATAATCAATCTCATCTCATCTCAAATTAAAGAAACGTCAACCTTACCTAAGTCATTATCTGTGTTCTCAATAAAAAGTGGTACATGATAGCAGTTTTTGATATGAGCTCTCTCGAATTGAGTTTTGTCACGCACGTCTAGTACTGTATATCCCTCAACACCTACAAGTTTCTTGGCCTCCTCAGCATTCACGAATTCAACTTGTGCTTTTATTTGAAGAGCTCTTCGTTTCCCTTTCACAAACAACAAAGATGATCCCAACATGCTGAAACAAACAAAATACatcaattcataaaaatatcactcTACTCACTACTTTACCGTTATCATACTTCCCAGAAGAAAGACAATAGCAACTAACACCTGCCATTCTTTTTCTTACGCACGACATCCCAAGTTTTGATAGTTTCTTCCCCATCCTTGCCCCCAAGAAATTTAAGATAGTCAGTAGACTTCTGCCACGTGGAACATAATAGATATACTTTTTCCACAACTATTTTATCCTCCATTTTAAACATTATGCTTTTTTCACAAATAATATTAATCACAACTTTTAACATATCATCTacactatattaaaagcatgaaaacacttaaaatattgattgaacattttgcccttcattaaaagacttcATTTTACACAAAATCGTCTCTTCactatttttcttcaattattatatcattattttaatgatattaattattgattataataaacataataaaaattaaatagagGAGATTTTGTTATTATGATCAAACTCTTACACGGAGTATCTTTTTTCaactaaaataaatttgataaaaaaatgccaaaaaactttcaaaatagcATAAAAACGTTCAAGAATAGGGggaaaatggtccaaaaaaatagataaaagtaAATCgtccaaaaagaaaaacaaaacccaaaaaaagttcaaaaaaatagataaaagttTTCTATTAATACTTGACTTCTAAGTTTGTGAACACTTCTAAATCAATTAACTTTACCTTTTATAACTAAAAAAATctagaattctatttttaaaattcctAATATTTTACATTTCTCAATCAATTTAAATATTACCTTATATAATTACGTCCAAAAAGATAATCAGAAAAGGTCCAAATAATCGGCaaaaaaggtaaagaaaaaaCGTTCAAAGAAAATATAGCCAAATAAAAGTCCAAAAAAATAGACAAAAATTGTAGGAGACTCCGTTAATTcttcttatatatattttattttaggagTCTTTTCCTAATTCTTCTTTccatatattttagaaatttccGTTAATTCTCCTAATAtctcttatcatatattttagtactatttaattatttcttccCCATATATCTCAGGAGTCAATATTATAAAGGTGATTAAATAgtgaatatattataaaaaaaaagtaaataatgaTTTGTTGTAAAAACTTTTAATGAAGTgaaaaaagttcaatcaacatttttcattttaagttcagtatattattattagttaataaGTTATCTAGTGTGTTCGGTAAGTTGTTAGTCCATGTTTATCGTAACAAAGAATAACATATAATAATTTTGTAAGTAATTTATCTGTGTAAAATTCTTTATGGTATACATTTAATAACACTAAATTTATTTTgctaattttatcttttatgtCTGTAGCCATGAATGATCCCCCAAGGCTGAAGgttattttaatacatttttacTCTATCTTTTTCTAAGAATATCACTAAAAGGTTGATGTTCAGAAAACTCTCCCAGTAATTAATAAATAGCACACACCTCCATAGTCCATGATAGAAATAGAAGAGGGGCGTCATAAACATTTTAAGATTACAATTTTGTAGATTGGGATCAAAACATGAGAGTGAAGTGAGGAAGGAACTCTCTTTTGTCATGCGTACTATTCTTCTCTCAATCACTCTTGGTCGTTTTGTTCATGGACAAAATTATCTTGTGATTATAGTCTCAGGATTATAATCGGAGGTCTAATTTATTCCTTTTCTTAGGTGGGATAATATAACATCAAGTTTGAGGTATAAATTTATCCGGGGATTAGTTATACCTTCAACcgaacaaaatataaatttagtgTCAAACTTAATCCTGGGATATCCGATCTTATCTTATGAACCAAACAACCCCTTTGTATTTGGAAGTTATTTAAGAACAGAAACTTGACTCTTCAGTGAATTCAAACATATGCGTAAGAACACATACATAtcaagaaggaaaaagaaatcAAGTCATTACGCAAAATAAAAACTCACCTTTGACTTGGAAGAGCGAACGAAATCATTGCAGATATACGGAGATTGGCGTTGTGTTTAGGAGAAGAGATTAGAACTGAATGTGCTGAGTacaatcaaaaattcaaataaacaaacacacatatatatacatcaatgacaTACACAATTGTAAAATAAAACTCAGAACTCAACAATACTAATTAGATAAGAAGTCATATTGTTGAAAAGTTTTTGCCAAGAGTAAGCAAGAAGAACTTCAAGcaaaaattaaaagaacaaaGCAGACCGTTACTGTAAATGAATTCCTAAGCTTTTTAGGTACTGTCTGTTAATCCTTGTAATTTCACTATTTCAGGTTCAAATTATCATATAATTCTCAGTTCACTGTTATCTCGGGGCTTACTAATAACTTGACATTAGAGTTTTTAGCCCCAGTTTTATTGCCTGTATCAATTTCGTATTCAGTCTAATATGTGGCTGGGAACGTTGCTGATGGAACTAAGTGATGACATATATCGGATGAAGGGTCTTTTATCTGTTCAGGGAATGGATGAGAGATTTGTCTTTCAGGTTATTAAACTCTTTGCCCAGTGCTACTGATTAGTTATAATGTGATTACTGCTACTACGAAAATCCTTTACGTGGCTGTAACATTTGTTTGTAATGTGGATGTGAATTTCACTTCCATCCTATAAAACAAAATGTGGATTTGAATTAGGCTTTCCATCAGCAGGACGTTCCATAAGAAGACTAAAAGACAAGCAAAAGAAGTTCCAGAAACGCAAACAGATCAAACGAAGGTGaatcaaaaattgaaaaaaaggaaGGAAACAGATACAACTTCAAGCAAAAGTTAAAAGAAAACCATACCTGGACTCACCGatttgaagaagatgaagaggagtTTTATGCAAGCTGTGTGgctgtgtttttttttttatgttttttggtTAGAGATAGAGATAGAGAGAACTGGATTCTTATAGACTATAAGATAATTACTGTTTTGCCATTATATAAAGTTAATATTACGAAATTGGCCTTGGTCGTCCCTCACTTGGCTTATACATTTGATGATTGGCATATTGAGTTGAGCAGAAAGCAAATGGAGAAAGGCAGCGAGTATAAGCCGTCAGTGATGGTGACAAATGACGACGGAATTGATGCTCCCGGTTTGAGATCTCTCGTTCGCGTTCTTCTCTCCTCCAATCTCTTCAATGTTCTTGTTTGTGCTCCCGATTCGTAcgtctatctctctctctctctcatttATTCCTCAATCTACACTAACAAATGTTTGCTTTGCTTATATGTATGCCCTACTAGTAGTAATGGTGTTTCTACCCAAGTGCGTATGTAAATTCTTTCGTTAATAATTGCTTACAAGTTGCAATCGTTATGATCATCAACAAACATTTTGGAACCGTTAATTCTAATTGATATATATGAATCTATGGTTGTAGTTTGAAATCAAATATCTGATTTAACTACTTATcggaagaaaaatgaaaaagactAGAGACcttatatacatcaaagttctGGACAGCTCATTCTCTCTTAATTTACTTCAATGTGCTTCCTCTGTTCCCTAGCTGAAGTTtatcgaaaacaacctctttaCCCCACAAAGGTAAGgataaggtctgtgtacatctcaccctctccaaaccccacttgtggatcATACTGGGTAGGTTGTTGTGCTCCTTTGTTCTCTCTGGGTATTTTTGAAGTCTAAGACTAATTTTTCTTGTTCCTATAAAATTGTAGTATTTTGTGCTTGTAAGTTGTATCTATTCATATTCCCGGAAACTGGTGCGACTTGGACTGATTTTCTTATACTACACTACtgcaaaatgaaaaaatgataaCAAATTTCTAATATTGAATTTCTATCTAGTGAATGAAACACAAGCAAATGATATCTTCTACTTAGAACACCAGTCAAGTTGATTAAGAGGTGTACAGTTTCCATAGCGACAACTTGTTATCAGACTTCATTCATATCGATTATTGTacccttttctcttttttcactCGCACAAATATACTGGCTTCATTTGGCAGGAACTCCAGCAGACTCAACTTCCCTAGGGATCTCCAAAAAGATCTTTCCTTCAGTACCTGATCTGGTAGTTTTTGACACTAATGCTTGGCTTATTGATCTAGCACGTAGCTTCACTTATCACATAAATGTGTATGAACTATATATGATCTTCATAAAGTTCATGTGGATATATTCTATTTCATCTTTATGGAAATTACATTTTGGGCATACAAGCACAAAACTAAAATTTGCTTTTGGGTTATTTCATTCTTTTTACTTGTACTAGCAGCCAGTATATACATGCTATTATCCTGATAGAGTTTGTCACAATACAGTATGTGAACTCTCATCAACTTATGCTTGCAGGTTGTCAGTGGCATTAATTTAGGCTGCCATTGCGGTTATGACATGTTAGTAAATTTCTCTATTGAGCCTTTAGATCCTTTTTGTGAAAAGCTTAATTGATACCCTCtttcaattttcttcttttctttttgctaGTTATGTAATTTGTATTAGTAATTATTCATTTGACCAATTTTCACATTTTTAACCTTGCACCACTTACGTATTCATAAAACATTATAGAAAACAGTCTTATGTGCTTTCAAATGCTACACTAGAGTACTCTTTCCTTTTTCTGGTAGGCCTTGGGCCAGAGTATAAGTTTATCCTTTCTTGGTTCTTATTTCCTTAACTTCACTTTAGTGGCTAGAGACTGCTATTTTTATTGTTCATTCATGCCACTTGCCAGTGTAACGCTGGAAATGCAGTGTTTATTCAGGGACAGTGGGTGGTGCACGAGAGGCTTTCTTCCATGGCATTCCTTCCGTCACTGTATCATATGATTTCTATAATATTTAAAGTTAATCAGCGTACCAATTAATTTAAGATAGTTTTGTTGTTCCTTTTTCACTGGTTTGTTTGCCTGTCAACTTCAGGGTTGGTCGAAAACTCAATGTTGATGATTTCACATTGTGTGCTGAAGCTTCCATACCCATCATCGCTGCTCTGTTGGCTAAGATTTCTAACAAGACTTATCCGCAGAATtgctttttaaatataaaatgtaCCAAGAGAAGTTGCCAACAACAAGGTAAGCTGCTGGATTTTGCGATCATTGCCTTTTAGTTCTAAAGGGACATAAACCTGATCTCACAATATATTTGTGGCATATTATCCTGATCTCATGATTGTCTATTGATTTGTTTAGTAGTGGGTGTTTTTACTTTCATATATTTCTTTGCTTCCTCTTTTAACATATTTTCCTGGGACGTCCTTGCATAAGATTGATGCGTTTTATTCTCTATTTGTTTATATTGATGTACCTCTTTTCTTCTTGCCTTTCTGCCTTTCTTTCATCAACATCTCGGATTCAGAAAATGAGCTAACGGATACCTCTTGATTCGGACCATTTAACCAGACACATTTGATTTAAGATAGTTTGATTGTCATGAATATTATGTTAGTAAACCTTTAATAAGCAGCAAATCCTTTTTATGGTCAAATGTTGCTTCGATAACTCTTTAACGAGCTTTAGGACTTtattggatcttggtcttgtcATTCTAAGAGTAGCTTTAATCAATCCAATTACAAGCCTAACTGGACTGCCATGGCATGTTAATTTCTTCTGTCTAGCTACTTGCTCGTCCAAGTTGAATTTGACATAAATTCTAGTGGTTGCTAATCcaaattgagtttgaaataaaCTCTAGTAGATGATGAATGCTAAATTTGTGTTCAAGAGTGACTGATTGAACAACTTCAGGTAGGAGAAATATGAATCTTAAATTCAGCAGATATTAGGacagaaaaaaaataacaaaaatttaGAGCTGAATACTCTGGCTCTTTGTGACCTTTTTTTGCCATTATTCTTGATACTTCACAGTTGAGTACATTCATGTTGTTGACGTGAAGGCTCCATGATATGTTTCCCTGCTTGATTTAGAGATTCTCACTTTGTTGGATATAATCTTAGCATTATATGCCTAAATAGATATTCTATACACCAACAAGAGAATACTTGATTGTTGTAATCCTAGGGCTATCGGCTGACTAAGCAGGGGAAATGTTTTTACAAAATGGGATGGACACAAGTTACTTCTGAAGCACAAGAAGGTACAACATCACCAGCAAAAGTAATGGAGATTAAACCACCAGGAAATACAGAAGTATGTTCAGAAGAGAGCTCATTAAGCACCAAAGAAGAACATCTAGTGTTTAAGTTAGACGTGAGATCTCTTTCTCTATCTACTGCTCATTTATTTGCTGAAGTTTCCTCTTATCTTGATCTCCAAGGTTCCCTCTTCCCCTGCTCCTTGTTATTATACTTTCTCTGCTAATTTATGTTGCTTATTCTAAACGGAGAAAGGTCTAAAATCCCCTCAACTATTTAAATTGGTACAAAACTATCCTCCATCCACCTTTCGTCCCCCAAATACCCCTGACATCAAccttttggctcaaaaatactcTCGATATTAACCCTTTGGCTCATATTTTCCCTTATTTTCAACTACTCCCCtaacataaaatcattaaatatttatttattatgttccCTAATCTAATTGGTCCAAATTTAAACTATtctcaaataaataacaaaaattacatataattcatattttgacctAATAcgcttgaaaataatatttaaaatattaattttatgatatcTCAATTCATAATTAGGGATCCATCTAAAATCCGTGCATGAATgtccatttaaaaaaatattattatattttattaacataaaattttctattaattatcCAATTGTCTTGTTCATTTCCTCTTTTTATTCGTTTTTAATctcttatttttaattagaatATCAGAGATTCAAACTTGAAATGAACCTAGATGGCTAGATgttcatattcttttaatttatattattatcatggtGGGGTAAGCATTGGGATAGgagaaaagtttttttttatttgtttattttgaattttgggtacaaacaaaagaaaagatgtTATTAAATTATCTTCTATTGaactaattatttctatatGAATGTCCTcgttatttttttccttttttctcccttattttgtcataagtttttaaaaaataaaatataaaattgtgGACAAGAttccaagaagaaaaaaaagtggaAGAGAGATGAAGTGAAGTAGTGAGAGGGTGATT
This Solanum dulcamara chromosome 8, daSolDulc1.2, whole genome shotgun sequence DNA region includes the following protein-coding sequences:
- the LOC129898645 gene encoding rhodanese-like domain-containing protein 9, chloroplastic — its product is MISFALPSQSMLGSSLLFVKGKRRALQIKAQVEFVNAEEAKKLVGVEGYTVLDVRDKTQFERAHIKNCYHVPLFIENTDNDLGTIVKRQMHNNFAGLFFGLPFTKPNSEFVQSVKSQFSPESKLLLVCQEGLRSAAAAQKLEGAGYDNIACITSGLQTVKPGTFDSVGSKELQDAGKAGLVTIQGKISVVLGTVLICALLFVTFFPDQAEQLLQMAPSS